GGCCGTGGTGGCCGAGCTGCTGAAGGCCGCGCGCATCCAGGCCGATTACAGCGCGCTCAGCGAGGCCGAGCGCCGCGGCCTGCTGCTGAGCCTGCTGCAGGACGCCCGCCCGCTGCGCGTGATCGGCGCGGTCTACAGCGAGCGGGCCCAGGGCGAGCTGGCCATCTTCGAGGCCGCGCGCGAGGTGCTGCAGCGCTTCGGCCGCGAGGCCCTGCGCCACTACATCATCAGCCACACCGAGTCGGTGAGCGATCTGCTCGAGGTGATGCTGCTGCTCAAGGAGGTCGGGCTGCTGCGCGGCACGCTGGATGGCGAGGCCATCAGCGACCTGATCGTCGTGCCGCTGTTCGAGACCATCGGCGATCTGCGCGAGGCCCCCGGCATCATGCGCGAGTTCTACGCCCTGCCCGGCATTGCCGCGCTGGTGCAGCGCTCGGGCGGCGAGCAGGACATCATGCTGGGCTACTCCGACTCCAACAAGGACGGCGGCGTGTTCACCAGCTCCTGGGAGCTCTACCGCGCCGAGATCGCGCTGGTGGAGCTGTTCGAGGCGCTCAAGGCCCAGCACCAGCCCGTCACCCTGCGCCTCTTCCATGGCCGCGGCGGCACGGTGGGCCGCGGCGGCGGCCCCAGCTACCAGGCCATCCTGGCCCAGCCCCCCGGCACGGTGAACGGCCAGATCCGCCTCACCGAACAGGGCGAGGTGATCGCCTCCAAATACGCCAACCCCGAGATCGGCCGGCGCAATCTCGAGACCCTGGTGGCCGCCACGCTGGAAGCGACCCTGCTGCACCCCACCAAGAGCGCGCCCAGGAGCTTCCTCGAAGCCGCACAGGCGCTTTCGGACGCCAGCTTCAAGGCCTACCGCGGCCTGGTCTACGACACGCCCGGCTTCGCCGAGTATTTCTTCGCCTCCACGCCGATCCGCGAGATTGCCGAGCTGAACATCGGCTCGCGCCCGGCCTCGCGCAAGGCCACCCGCGCCATCGAGGACCTGCGCGCCATTCCCTGGGGCTTCAGCTGGGGCCAGTCGCGCATCGCCCTGCCGGGCTGGTGCGGGTTCGGCTCGGGGGTGGAGGCCTTCCTGGGCAAGGAGCCGGCCCAGCGCGCGCAAAACCTGACCCTGCTCAAGCGCATGGTCAAGCAATGGCCCTTCTTCCGCACCCTGCTGTCCAACCTGGACATGGTGCTGGCCAAGACCGATCTGGACATCGCCGCGCGCTATGTCGAGCTGGTGGAGAACAAGCGCCTGGGCAAAAAGATCTTCGAGGCGGTGAAGGCCGAGTTCCAGCGCACCCAGGAGGCGCTGGCGCTGATCACCGGCGAGCACAAGCGCCTGGCTGCCAACCCGGCGCTGGCGCGCTCGATCGAGCACCGCTTCCCCTATATCGATCCGCTCAACCACCTGCAGGTCGAGCTGATGCGGCGCTACCGCGCGGTGGCGCCCGAGCAGCGCGCCGAGGACCCCAGCATGGAACGCGTGCAGCGCGGCATCCATCTGTCGATCAACGGCATCGCGGCGGGCCTGCGCAACACCGGTTGATTGCCCAGCGCCCCGCTCGTCCTGTAAGCTCGGCGCACCCCACCCCGGGTGCTTGCTGGAAGGCACAGGACGAGCATGCGCGCCGACACCCCCTACTCCCGGATCGAGGCCCTCGTGGTCGACGACATGGCCACGCAGCAGACCACGCTGCGCGGCCAGCTGGGCATGCTGGGCATCCACAAGATCGAGGGCGCCAGCTCGGCCGAGGAGGCGCTGCGCCATGTGCGCGCCAAGCCCTTCGGCCTGATCCTGTGCGACTACAACCTCAACCACAAGACCGACGGCCAGCAGCTGCTGGAATACCTGCGCGAGCACCAGCTGCTGGCGCCGGACTGCCTGTTCTTCATGATCACGGCCGAGAACAGCTACCTCTCGGTGGCCGCCGCCAGCGAGCACCTGCCCGACGCCTACCTGCTCAAGCCCATCACCGCGGGTGACATCGAAGACCGCCTCAAGGCCCAGCTTGAAAAGCGCCAGGCCCTGCTGGACATCCACAAGCAGCTCGGCCGCAAGGACCTGCCCGCCGCGCTGAAGGCCTGCGACACCCTGCTGGCCAAGAAGGACCGCTGGACCATGCAGGCCCTGCAGCTCAAGGGTCAGGTCTTGCTGGAGCTGGGCGCGCTGGACGAGGCGCGCGCCGTCTACCAGCAGGCGCTGGAGCTGCGCCCGCAGCTGATCTGGGCCCAGCTGGGCCAGGCACGCGCGCTCCGAGCCGCCGGCCGCTTTGATGAGACCGTGCAGCTGATGCGCGAACTCATCGGCAGCGCCGAGGGCGCCAAGAACCTGGCCGCGCACGAGCTGCTGGCGCAGGCCCTGGAGGCCATGAACCGCCAGGACGAGGCGCTGGCGGTGCTCAAGCAGGCGGCCGAGATCGTGCCCTCGGCCAAGCGCATGCGCACGCTGGCCGAAAGCGCCTACCGCAATGGCGATACCGAGCTGGCCAAGCAAAGCCTGGCGCGCGCGCTCAAGTCCAGCCAGGGCTCGCTGAGCGCCCAGCCCATGGATGCGCTGGTGCTGGCCCAGGCCCATATCGATCTGGGCGAGGCCAAGGAGGCGCTGGCGGTGCTGGTCGACCCGCCCGGCAAGGTGCAGCGCAGCGCCGAACAGGCCGCCGCCATGCTGGCGCTGAGCGCCCAGGCCCATGCCCTGCTGGGCGAGGCCGAGAAGGCGCGCGAGCTGGCCGAGCAGGCGCTGGCCGAGACGCCACAGGCCAAGGCCGACTTCGCCACCATCGCGGTGGCGCGCGCCGCCCTCGCCACCGGCCAGGCCGAGCGC
This portion of the Paucibacter sediminis genome encodes:
- the ppc gene encoding phosphoenolpyruvate carboxylase, whose translation is MPARPAHPAPRAVKTAVNTTKAAAKDKNAPLMHDIRLLGRILGEVIREQEGRDAYELVERIRKLSVAFRLKRDTQAGKSFDKLLKSLSGEQTVSVIRAFSYFSHLANIAEDRHHVRRREIHERAGSLQPGSLAYALERLHEAGVRPAEVAKTLQHGFISPVLTAHPTEVQRKSILDAERAIAELVGQRDTLHTERELRDNETLMRARITQLWQTRMLRYSKLTVADEIENALSYYHATFLRQIPKLYAELEEALPGHEFKSFLRMGHWIGGDRDGNPNVTAVTLRHAMKRQGEVALRHYLTELHELGAELSISARLASISPELQLLAERSPDRNEHRMDEPYRRALTGMYARLAATLHELTGTEALRHAVAPQDPYLSPEELLADLRIIESSLRSHHAEALIAPRLKPLMRAIQVFGFHLATLDLRQSSDQHEAVVAELLKAARIQADYSALSEAERRGLLLSLLQDARPLRVIGAVYSERAQGELAIFEAAREVLQRFGREALRHYIISHTESVSDLLEVMLLLKEVGLLRGTLDGEAISDLIVVPLFETIGDLREAPGIMREFYALPGIAALVQRSGGEQDIMLGYSDSNKDGGVFTSSWELYRAEIALVELFEALKAQHQPVTLRLFHGRGGTVGRGGGPSYQAILAQPPGTVNGQIRLTEQGEVIASKYANPEIGRRNLETLVAATLEATLLHPTKSAPRSFLEAAQALSDASFKAYRGLVYDTPGFAEYFFASTPIREIAELNIGSRPASRKATRAIEDLRAIPWGFSWGQSRIALPGWCGFGSGVEAFLGKEPAQRAQNLTLLKRMVKQWPFFRTLLSNLDMVLAKTDLDIAARYVELVENKRLGKKIFEAVKAEFQRTQEALALITGEHKRLAANPALARSIEHRFPYIDPLNHLQVELMRRYRAVAPEQRAEDPSMERVQRGIHLSINGIAAGLRNTG
- a CDS encoding tetratricopeptide repeat-containing response regulator yields the protein MRADTPYSRIEALVVDDMATQQTTLRGQLGMLGIHKIEGASSAEEALRHVRAKPFGLILCDYNLNHKTDGQQLLEYLREHQLLAPDCLFFMITAENSYLSVAAASEHLPDAYLLKPITAGDIEDRLKAQLEKRQALLDIHKQLGRKDLPAALKACDTLLAKKDRWTMQALQLKGQVLLELGALDEARAVYQQALELRPQLIWAQLGQARALRAAGRFDETVQLMRELIGSAEGAKNLAAHELLAQALEAMNRQDEALAVLKQAAEIVPSAKRMRTLAESAYRNGDTELAKQSLARALKSSQGSLSAQPMDALVLAQAHIDLGEAKEALAVLVDPPGKVQRSAEQAAAMLALSAQAHALLGEAEKARELAEQALAETPQAKADFATIAVARAALATGQAERGLALLGKVVSADHENARMQQLVSKALRDTGHEAEIANIVTATSGGLKTRLHQAKLALRAGRLDEALAALEAELHAFPENTTVLMECAQMNCMVLRLRKQLDAQRVEQVRGYLSRLERLLPGHDRVAQMRKYLRDTLSALA